One Prodigiosinella aquatilis DNA window includes the following coding sequences:
- the nifJ gene encoding pyruvate:ferredoxin (flavodoxin) oxidoreductase, with amino-acid sequence MARKMKTMDGNAAAAYVSYAFTEVAAIYPITPSTPMAENVDEWAAQGKQNLFGQPVKMVEMQSEAGAAGAVHGALQAGALTTTYTASQGLLLMIPNIYKIAGELLPAVFHVSARALATNSLNIFGDQQDVMAVRQTGCAMLAESSVQQVMDLAAVAHLAAIKGRIPFINFFDGFRTSHEIQKIELLEYDELGKLLDWQAVDQFRRNALHPDHPVVRGTAQNPDIYFQERESSNRFYDALPEVVEHYMADITRLTGREYHLFNYYGAPDADRLIVAMGSVCETIQETVDYLNQRGEKVGLLTVHLYRPFSLVHFFKYIPATVTRIAVLDRTKEPGALAEPLYLDVKNAFYNREQRPLIVGGRYALGGKDIFPSQIVSVFDNLKQVEPKDGFTVGIIDDVTYTSLPYPAEDIDTALPGTTACKFWGLGSDGTVGANKSAIKIIGDQTTMYAQAYFSYDSKKSGGITVSHLRFGQQPITSPYLIQKADFISCSQQSYVNKYDLLAGLKPGGTFLLNCTLEPAELEEKLPVAMKRYLANNAIRFYLVNAVQIARQLGLGGRFNMIMQAAFFKLADIIPAATAADYLKGAVAKSYGNKGQKVVEMNNAAIDQGMLAPVQFNVPDHWKTLGEETVAKRAVPDFIQQILEPMNRQEGDLLPVSAFSNMEDGTFPVGTSAFEKRGIAINVPQWQSDGCTQCNQCAFICPHAAIRPALLSEEEWQTAPVGLTTKPATGAKTLHYHLAISPLDCSGCGNCVDICPSKGKALTMQPLASQQHQIALWEHALTLSPKANPFKKTTVKGSQFEQPLLEFSGACAGCGETPYARLITQLFGDRMLIANATGCSSIWGASAPSIPYTTNHKGQGPAWANSLFEDNAEFGLGMLLGSNAIRQQVASDVTAALSLPLSEALRQSLHLWLELKDHSEGTQERTEQLSTLLEKEKSDDPLLNKIYQNRDYLTKRSQWIFGGDGWAYDIGYGGLDHVLASGEDINVLVFDTEVYSNTGGQSSKSTPAAAMAKFAAEGKRTRKKDLGMMAMSYDYVYVAQIAMGADKDQTLRAIAEAEAYPGPSLIIAYAACINHGLRAGMGCSQRETKRAVDAGYWNLYRFNPLRQSAGKNPFMLDSEEPEEDFQEFLQGEVRYSSLKRQYPDIADQLFNKTEQDAKERLARYQRLADG; translated from the coding sequence ATGGCAAGAAAAATGAAAACGATGGATGGCAACGCCGCGGCAGCCTATGTGTCCTATGCCTTTACCGAAGTCGCCGCCATCTATCCCATCACCCCTTCCACCCCAATGGCTGAAAATGTGGATGAATGGGCCGCGCAAGGAAAACAAAATCTGTTCGGCCAACCGGTAAAAATGGTGGAAATGCAGTCGGAAGCCGGTGCTGCTGGGGCGGTACACGGTGCTTTACAAGCCGGCGCGCTCACCACTACCTATACCGCGTCACAAGGGTTGTTGTTGATGATCCCCAACATCTACAAAATCGCCGGGGAATTACTGCCGGCGGTATTTCACGTCAGCGCCCGCGCGCTGGCTACCAACTCGCTGAATATTTTTGGCGACCAGCAGGACGTGATGGCGGTGCGACAAACCGGCTGCGCCATGCTGGCGGAAAGTAGCGTACAGCAGGTGATGGATCTGGCAGCGGTAGCACATCTAGCCGCCATCAAAGGACGCATCCCGTTTATCAATTTCTTCGATGGTTTCAGAACGTCCCATGAAATCCAGAAGATTGAGCTATTAGAGTATGACGAGCTGGGGAAATTGCTTGATTGGCAGGCGGTTGATCAGTTCAGAAGAAACGCTCTACATCCGGATCATCCGGTGGTCAGAGGAACGGCACAAAATCCGGATATCTATTTTCAGGAGCGGGAATCTAGCAACCGGTTTTACGACGCCCTACCAGAAGTGGTAGAACACTATATGGCCGACATCACCCGGCTGACCGGCAGAGAGTATCATCTGTTCAATTATTACGGCGCACCCGATGCCGACCGTTTAATTGTCGCGATGGGATCGGTGTGTGAAACCATTCAGGAAACCGTCGATTACCTCAATCAGCGCGGTGAAAAAGTCGGCTTGCTGACAGTCCATCTCTACCGCCCCTTTTCCCTGGTGCATTTTTTTAAATACATTCCCGCTACCGTCACCCGCATCGCCGTGCTGGATCGCACCAAAGAACCCGGCGCCCTGGCCGAGCCGTTGTATCTGGATGTGAAGAACGCGTTCTATAACCGTGAGCAACGGCCATTAATCGTTGGTGGACGCTACGCACTGGGCGGGAAAGATATTTTCCCATCACAGATCGTTTCGGTTTTCGACAACCTCAAACAGGTCGAGCCCAAAGATGGTTTCACTGTCGGTATCATAGACGACGTTACCTATACGTCCCTGCCTTATCCTGCCGAGGATATTGATACCGCGCTGCCGGGTACCACCGCCTGTAAATTTTGGGGACTGGGATCCGATGGTACGGTCGGGGCCAATAAAAGCGCGATAAAAATCATCGGCGATCAAACCACCATGTATGCGCAAGCCTATTTCTCCTATGATTCCAAGAAATCAGGCGGCATTACCGTTTCACATCTGCGTTTCGGTCAGCAGCCGATCACCTCACCCTATCTGATTCAGAAAGCAGATTTTATTTCCTGTTCGCAGCAATCCTACGTCAACAAATATGATCTGTTGGCGGGATTAAAACCGGGTGGCACCTTTTTGCTGAACTGCACGCTGGAACCGGCGGAGCTGGAAGAAAAATTGCCGGTGGCCATGAAACGTTACCTCGCCAATAACGCCATTCGATTTTACCTGGTCAATGCGGTACAGATTGCCCGACAGCTGGGGTTGGGAGGCCGCTTTAATATGATCATGCAAGCTGCCTTCTTTAAACTGGCTGATATTATTCCGGCGGCGACGGCGGCAGATTACCTGAAAGGCGCAGTGGCCAAATCCTACGGCAATAAAGGTCAGAAAGTGGTGGAAATGAATAACGCCGCCATCGACCAGGGAATGCTGGCACCCGTACAGTTCAATGTTCCCGATCACTGGAAAACCCTGGGCGAAGAAACCGTGGCAAAACGCGCCGTACCTGATTTTATTCAACAGATTCTGGAACCAATGAATCGTCAGGAGGGCGATCTGCTGCCGGTCAGTGCTTTTAGCAATATGGAAGACGGCACCTTCCCGGTCGGGACATCCGCATTTGAGAAACGAGGCATTGCCATCAATGTGCCGCAATGGCAGTCCGATGGTTGTACCCAGTGTAACCAATGTGCGTTTATCTGCCCGCATGCTGCTATCCGCCCGGCATTATTGAGTGAGGAGGAGTGGCAAACGGCCCCCGTCGGACTCACCACGAAACCAGCGACTGGCGCTAAAACCCTGCATTATCATCTCGCTATTTCACCACTGGATTGCTCTGGCTGTGGCAACTGTGTGGATATCTGCCCGTCGAAAGGTAAAGCGTTGACTATGCAACCGCTGGCGTCGCAACAGCATCAGATTGCACTGTGGGAACACGCGCTCACATTGTCACCCAAAGCCAACCCATTCAAAAAGACGACGGTAAAAGGCAGTCAGTTTGAACAACCCCTGCTGGAGTTTTCCGGTGCCTGTGCCGGATGTGGCGAAACACCCTATGCCCGCCTGATCACCCAATTATTCGGCGACAGAATGCTGATTGCCAACGCCACCGGATGTTCGTCTATCTGGGGAGCGAGCGCCCCGTCCATTCCCTATACCACCAACCACAAGGGACAAGGCCCAGCCTGGGCAAACTCGCTGTTTGAAGATAACGCGGAATTCGGGTTAGGCATGCTGCTCGGCAGTAACGCTATCCGACAACAGGTTGCCAGTGATGTCACCGCCGCCCTAAGCCTGCCACTCAGCGAAGCGCTCAGACAGTCCCTTCATCTGTGGTTGGAACTGAAAGACCATAGTGAAGGCACGCAGGAGCGTACTGAACAGCTGTCCACACTGCTGGAAAAAGAGAAAAGCGACGATCCGCTGCTCAATAAAATCTATCAGAACCGCGATTACCTGACCAAACGCTCACAATGGATTTTTGGCGGCGACGGTTGGGCTTATGACATCGGCTACGGCGGACTGGACCATGTGCTGGCTTCCGGTGAAGATATCAATGTGCTGGTGTTTGATACCGAAGTCTATTCCAATACCGGCGGTCAATCGTCCAAATCCACGCCCGCCGCCGCCATGGCAAAATTCGCGGCGGAGGGGAAAAGAACCCGTAAAAAAGATCTGGGCATGATGGCCATGAGCTACGACTATGTTTACGTGGCGCAAATTGCGATGGGCGCAGACAAAGACCAAACACTGCGAGCCATTGCTGAAGCCGAAGCCTATCCCGGCCCATCGTTGATCATTGCTTACGCGGCCTGTATCAATCACGGCTTGCGGGCGGGTATGGGATGCAGCCAGAGAGAAACCAAACGCGCGGTTGACGCTGGCTACTGGAATTTGTACCGCTTTAATCCGCTGCGTCAGTCCGCGGGCAAAAATCCCTTTATGCTGGACTCGGAAGAACCAGAAGAGGACTTTCAGGAATTCCTGCAAGGGGAAGTGCGCTACTCCTCGCTAAAACGGCAATATCCTGACATCGCCGACCAGTTATTTAACAAAACCGAGCAGGATGCCAAAGAACGACTGGCTCGCTATCAGCGGCTGGCGGACGGTTAA
- a CDS encoding UTRA domain-containing protein — MGISKIIELNGAAPSSQLIYFRYSQASARIAQRLHIQENDPLLMIKRLRLADGQPFCIETSYLPQERVPGLTEAMLEATGSLYKILADQYQIYGVIDEGTIQADTMNEEEQLLLCAKPECPALVYRGVIYDGARQPVEYLVSVNHPQRVAFKISGSLAGEP; from the coding sequence TTGGGGATCAGTAAAATCATTGAGCTTAATGGCGCCGCTCCCAGTAGCCAGCTCATCTATTTCCGTTATTCTCAGGCCAGCGCCCGTATCGCGCAAAGATTGCACATTCAGGAAAACGACCCGTTACTGATGATAAAACGCCTGCGGCTGGCTGACGGGCAACCTTTCTGTATTGAAACCAGTTATTTACCGCAAGAGCGAGTACCCGGCCTCACTGAGGCGATGCTGGAAGCCACCGGCTCGTTGTACAAGATTTTGGCGGATCAATACCAGATTTATGGCGTGATTGATGAAGGCACTATCCAGGCCGACACCATGAATGAGGAGGAGCAGTTATTATTATGCGCTAAACCTGAATGCCCGGCGCTGGTTTATCGCGGCGTGATTTATGATGGTGCCCGGCAGCCAGTGGAGTATCTGGTCTCGGTTAACCATCCGCAACGGGTGGCGTTTAAAATCAGTGGCAGCCTGGCGGGGGAACCATAA
- a CDS encoding PfkB family carbohydrate kinase: protein MLQAANLAGSRYAVATRGAEGAMLYDGTRWLHQSPLRVTPVDTLGAGDAFITAFLLSLHAHRDPTQALSAGAEFAAKICLVEGAFGEGEAY, encoded by the coding sequence TTGTTACAGGCGGCAAACCTCGCCGGCAGTCGATACGCGGTCGCCACCCGAGGCGCTGAAGGCGCGATGTTATACGATGGCACACGGTGGCTGCATCAATCCCCGCTACGGGTTACTCCTGTCGATACGCTGGGCGCTGGTGACGCCTTTATTACCGCGTTTCTATTGTCGCTACACGCTCACCGTGACCCGACGCAAGCGCTTTCTGCTGGTGCCGAATTTGCCGCAAAAATCTGCCTGGTCGAAGGCGCATTTGGTGAAGGGGAAGCGTATTAG
- a CDS encoding LysE family translocator: MLEPAQILAYISALGLAAAIPGPGMTALVARSVSGGAVAGFSMLFGLIIGDLTYLSFAVFGLAVVAHSYSALFTLIRWGAAAYLAWLAWQFWAHNPKTINIDQKIRRGELTSAWLSGLTITLGNPKTIAFYLALLPLVISLDTVSLRSWGLVLVPLTISVLLAVGAMFILGALKIRHFLASTHAQRLLFRTAAFIMAAAALGMMLKTH; encoded by the coding sequence ATGTTGGAACCTGCACAAATTCTGGCTTATATCTCGGCATTGGGGTTGGCTGCGGCCATTCCGGGACCAGGGATGACCGCGTTGGTTGCCCGTAGTGTGAGCGGTGGGGCGGTAGCCGGTTTTTCCATGCTGTTTGGTTTAATCATTGGTGACCTGACTTACCTCTCTTTTGCGGTATTCGGTCTGGCGGTGGTGGCACACAGTTACAGCGCGTTGTTTACGTTAATCCGTTGGGGCGCGGCGGCTTATCTCGCCTGGCTAGCCTGGCAATTCTGGGCGCATAACCCAAAAACCATCAATATCGATCAGAAAATCCGTCGCGGGGAGCTGACTTCAGCCTGGCTGTCGGGGTTGACCATTACGTTGGGCAATCCGAAGACCATCGCTTTTTATCTCGCGTTATTGCCGCTGGTTATCTCGCTGGATACGGTTTCGCTACGAAGTTGGGGATTGGTGCTGGTGCCGTTGACTATTAGCGTGTTGCTGGCGGTCGGTGCGATGTTTATCCTTGGCGCGCTCAAAATCAGACATTTTCTGGCCAGCACTCATGCTCAACGGCTGTTATTCAGGACGGCAGCGTTTATTATGGCCGCCGCTGCGTTGGGGATGATGCTGAAAACCCACTAG
- a CDS encoding Lrp/AsnC family transcriptional regulator encodes MTESTLNLTDIKILTLLQKDARITNQTLADKIGMSSSPCWRKVRKLEEDHIIQGYRAVLDRRKIGLGVMVFVRVSIDSHSQAEARKFEQEVTDLENVVSCYSIGGDADFLLQVVSPDLDSYAEFAMSVIRRLPGIKEMQSMFVLKEIKPFVSFPIKKPSLR; translated from the coding sequence ATGACCGAATCAACATTAAACCTGACAGATATTAAGATTCTGACCTTACTGCAAAAAGATGCCCGCATTACCAACCAGACATTGGCCGACAAAATAGGAATGTCATCTTCACCTTGCTGGCGCAAAGTGCGTAAGCTGGAAGAAGACCACATTATTCAGGGTTATCGGGCAGTGCTGGACAGGCGCAAAATTGGCCTCGGGGTGATGGTTTTTGTCCGGGTCAGTATTGATAGTCACAGCCAAGCGGAAGCGCGCAAGTTTGAACAAGAAGTGACTGATTTGGAAAACGTGGTGTCTTGCTACAGTATTGGCGGCGATGCCGACTTTTTATTGCAGGTCGTCTCGCCGGATCTGGATTCCTATGCCGAGTTCGCCATGTCGGTGATTAGGCGTTTACCCGGCATCAAAGAGATGCAAAGCATGTTTGTACTCAAAGAGATCAAACCGTTTGTCTCATTTCCAATTAAAAAGCCGTCACTGCGCTAA
- a CDS encoding Dyp-type peroxidase codes for MRDLARIAKSTGAAATRWTLMGFGRASAGKGQSTPRNLFGFKDGTRNITEKADFDKYVWIKDGGPAWQQQGCYQVVRKIKMHIENWDTDRVSDQNNIFGRHKVSGAPLSGEKEFDTPDFDKTDSEGNLIIPAKSHISLAAHENNQGTKILRRSYNYTDGLNNMAQLDAGLLFISYQKDPAQFEKLQTKLGASDAMNEYISHIGSGIFFCSSRAKGRFLYWC; via the coding sequence ATTCGCGATCTGGCGCGTATTGCTAAAAGCACTGGTGCGGCAGCGACGCGCTGGACACTGATGGGATTTGGTCGTGCTTCGGCGGGAAAAGGGCAGTCGACGCCGCGTAATCTTTTTGGTTTTAAGGACGGCACCCGTAATATCACCGAGAAAGCCGATTTCGATAAATACGTCTGGATCAAAGACGGTGGTCCAGCGTGGCAGCAGCAGGGCTGTTATCAGGTGGTGCGTAAAATCAAAATGCACATTGAGAACTGGGATACTGATCGCGTAAGCGATCAGAACAACATTTTTGGACGACACAAAGTGTCTGGCGCACCGCTCAGCGGGGAAAAAGAGTTTGATACCCCTGACTTTGATAAGACCGATTCCGAAGGAAACTTGATTATTCCCGCCAAATCTCACATTAGTCTGGCCGCGCATGAGAATAATCAAGGCACAAAAATTCTGCGTCGTTCCTATAACTATACTGACGGACTGAATAATATGGCCCAGCTGGATGCTGGCCTGTTATTTATCAGTTATCAGAAAGACCCTGCACAATTTGAAAAACTTCAAACTAAATTAGGGGCATCTGACGCGATGAATGAATATATTTCGCATATTGGTTCGGGGATTTTTTTTTGTTCCTCCCGCGCCAAAGGAAGGTTCTTATATTGGTGCTGA
- a CDS encoding Dyp-type peroxidase, with protein sequence MSHKHYSDKTGTFSRRDLLKGAVASALVIPVASSAHSQTVAASDSDDMIDLSHQHAFYGVGGQPGISTPPQRYIMFMTFDLTTSSRRDLQVLLARWSSAIAQLMKGGTIGQVEPLRESGVGMDTGEALDLGPASLTVTVGLGSRVFTDTFGLAQQKPALMRELIPLPSDNLQAELSGGETFHCKPAPMTRKLLITPFAIWRVLLKALVRQRRAGH encoded by the coding sequence ATGAGTCATAAACACTATTCGGACAAGACCGGCACGTTTTCACGCCGTGATCTACTGAAAGGTGCAGTTGCCAGCGCCCTGGTCATTCCGGTAGCCAGTTCTGCGCACAGCCAGACGGTTGCGGCGAGCGATTCCGATGACATGATTGATTTGTCACACCAGCATGCTTTTTATGGCGTAGGTGGTCAGCCGGGGATAAGTACGCCACCTCAGCGTTATATCATGTTCATGACTTTTGATTTGACGACCTCAAGTCGGCGGGATTTGCAGGTATTACTGGCACGTTGGTCATCGGCTATTGCGCAGTTGATGAAGGGGGGAACTATCGGACAAGTAGAACCCCTCAGAGAGAGTGGCGTAGGAATGGATACGGGTGAAGCACTGGATTTGGGCCCCGCCTCGTTGACCGTGACGGTCGGTCTCGGTTCACGCGTGTTTACGGATACTTTCGGTCTTGCCCAACAGAAACCCGCCCTGATGCGTGAATTGATTCCATTGCCTAGTGATAACCTGCAAGCGGAATTGAGTGGGGGGGAGACCTTTCACTGCAAGCCTGCGCCGATGACCCGCAAGTTGCTTATCACGCCATTCGCGATCTGGCGCGTATTGCTAAAAGCACTGGTGCGGCAGCGACGCGCTGGACACTGA
- the efeO gene encoding iron uptake system protein EfeO, producing MSKKIVKRKEPLMTVAGLTTLLMFSMGASANNAMPAPVKNGVSHVNITMTGADGGTCVIDHNSVKAGPVTFNVINKTATAITEVELQSNNRILGEKENLAPGLPAVKFTLTLDGGKYQIYCPGAKQEMIDFTVTGKSAIRPAGSTATLLAQGTKNYAIYVSGVVDAMVVAVNRLAADINAGDLSKAKADYAKARPFYERIESNVDGFVLPGFKATDNAGNLDYLIDMRASNLDPKVGWHGFHAIERDLFGRGEITPDTKKLSSELQQNVAKLDTLVKRLTYKPEDLANGAADLLEEVQNTKINGEEEAFSHIDLVDFAGNVEGAEQAFSDLKPGLEKIDPDLTKQISAQFTVVHNQLETYRDPKVAGGYKYYTAELKAADAAKLSRTIQALQEPLSKIGEKVAANKGA from the coding sequence ATGTCTAAAAAAATAGTTAAGCGAAAAGAACCGCTGATGACCGTTGCTGGCCTGACTACACTGTTAATGTTTTCGATGGGGGCTTCGGCAAATAATGCCATGCCTGCCCCGGTAAAAAACGGTGTCTCACACGTGAATATCACTATGACGGGGGCAGACGGCGGCACCTGTGTGATTGACCACAATTCAGTGAAAGCAGGTCCGGTCACGTTCAATGTTATCAATAAGACCGCAACCGCGATTACCGAAGTCGAGTTACAGAGCAATAATCGTATACTGGGTGAGAAAGAAAACCTTGCCCCTGGTCTGCCGGCCGTGAAATTTACGCTGACCCTTGATGGTGGCAAATATCAAATCTATTGCCCGGGTGCCAAACAGGAAATGATCGACTTTACCGTTACCGGTAAAAGCGCAATTCGGCCTGCTGGCAGTACCGCGACGCTTCTGGCGCAAGGTACGAAAAACTACGCTATCTATGTAAGTGGTGTGGTTGATGCCATGGTTGTTGCTGTTAATCGCCTGGCCGCAGATATTAATGCCGGCGATTTAAGTAAAGCGAAAGCTGATTATGCTAAAGCGCGCCCTTTCTATGAACGTATTGAATCCAATGTAGATGGCTTTGTGCTGCCTGGCTTCAAAGCCACCGATAATGCCGGTAATCTTGACTATCTCATTGATATGCGAGCGTCTAACCTTGACCCTAAAGTAGGCTGGCACGGATTTCATGCGATTGAACGTGACTTGTTTGGTCGTGGTGAAATTACCCCGGATACCAAAAAATTGTCCAGTGAACTACAACAGAATGTCGCCAAGCTGGACACGCTGGTTAAAAGGCTAACCTACAAACCAGAAGATCTGGCTAATGGTGCAGCGGACCTGTTGGAAGAAGTTCAGAACACCAAAATTAACGGAGAAGAAGAAGCATTCAGTCACATTGACCTGGTTGATTTCGCTGGCAATGTGGAAGGTGCCGAACAAGCCTTTTCTGACCTGAAGCCTGGCCTTGAAAAGATTGACCCGGATTTGACCAAGCAGATTTCTGCGCAATTCACAGTCGTGCATAACCAGTTGGAAACGTATCGCGATCCTAAGGTTGCCGGTGGCTATAAATATTACACCGCCGAGCTGAAAGCTGCCGATGCCGCGAAACTGAGCCGCACTATTCAGGCGTTACAAGAGCCGTTGTCAAAAATTGGCGAGAAAGTAGCGGCTAATAAAGGAGCTTGA
- the efeU gene encoding iron uptake transporter permease EfeU: MLATFVIGLREGLEAALIVGIIAAFLRKNGKSLTAMWAGVFLAVLLSVIVGVVLEMTEHALPQASQEGMEAIIGAVAIFFVTGMIMWMNTHAHNMKKALENEAAQAISQSSAWALASMAFLAVLKEGFETSVFLLATFSVAQSAAWAAVGAVIGLIMAVIIGCGIYFGGVRINLSRFFRFTGLFLILVAGGLIITSLRSAHEAGWLNIGQERIANLTWLVPPGSIQSALISGVLGIPADPCLIEVLGWFLYIVIVVLFIYWPSDHRPSTKVAVRWLLSSALVLALSALSLFLYYPKPTLHIPNTVPLVSNEAQNPAGQLTLLKKADNGYQLDVISTGSKPRILDLPTDAQVKENQDGFVVETWSIRRSLTPEDAPKVLTLDQVVELYGNRIPIGLNPSQHPGPYQAAWTVHCSIDVSIAQGVLLNASGHSDDVVTLSGSGLQSPRTVTARNDKPMSACNWQVARAYRQHVETALQRMQTLQDSSRFWAVILPLFLTVLALIFVFCALRMSWTRHKQRQPIFAKNSLLFSPAKPTTLPENNQRK, from the coding sequence TTGTTAGCTACATTCGTTATCGGGCTGCGTGAGGGGTTGGAAGCGGCGCTTATCGTTGGCATTATTGCGGCTTTTTTACGTAAAAATGGCAAAAGTCTCACTGCCATGTGGGCGGGGGTTTTTCTGGCTGTTCTCCTTTCTGTGATTGTCGGTGTCGTGCTTGAAATGACTGAACACGCGTTACCTCAGGCAAGCCAGGAAGGGATGGAGGCGATTATCGGTGCTGTCGCCATCTTCTTTGTCACCGGCATGATTATGTGGATGAATACGCATGCCCATAATATGAAGAAAGCGCTGGAAAACGAAGCCGCACAGGCCATCAGCCAATCCAGTGCCTGGGCGCTGGCCAGTATGGCGTTTCTGGCCGTTCTCAAAGAGGGCTTCGAGACGAGCGTTTTTTTGCTGGCTACTTTCTCAGTGGCGCAATCTGCCGCGTGGGCTGCCGTCGGCGCTGTTATCGGTCTGATCATGGCAGTCATTATTGGCTGCGGTATCTATTTCGGCGGTGTTCGTATCAATCTGTCTCGATTTTTCCGTTTTACCGGCCTTTTCCTGATCCTGGTCGCAGGGGGGTTGATTATTACCTCTCTGCGCAGTGCTCATGAAGCCGGTTGGCTTAATATCGGCCAGGAGCGGATTGCCAATCTCACCTGGTTGGTGCCACCGGGTTCGATACAGTCTGCATTGATCTCCGGTGTGCTTGGTATTCCGGCAGACCCATGTCTGATAGAAGTGTTAGGGTGGTTTCTCTACATTGTTATCGTCGTCCTGTTTATCTACTGGCCCTCAGACCACCGTCCTTCGACAAAAGTAGCCGTACGTTGGCTGTTGAGTAGTGCTCTGGTACTGGCTTTGTCTGCCCTGTCATTGTTTCTGTATTACCCCAAGCCCACGTTGCACATACCGAATACTGTACCCCTGGTCAGTAACGAGGCACAAAACCCAGCCGGTCAACTGACACTTCTGAAAAAAGCGGACAATGGTTATCAGCTAGACGTGATATCAACCGGCAGCAAACCCAGGATATTGGATTTACCCACTGATGCGCAGGTGAAGGAAAACCAAGATGGGTTTGTGGTCGAAACGTGGTCGATCAGAAGGTCATTGACACCCGAGGATGCGCCTAAGGTACTGACTCTGGATCAAGTCGTTGAGCTCTATGGTAACCGTATTCCTATTGGCCTGAATCCCTCACAGCATCCTGGCCCCTATCAGGCCGCATGGACAGTTCACTGCTCTATTGATGTCTCTATTGCGCAAGGGGTGTTACTGAACGCCAGCGGGCATTCCGATGATGTTGTCACACTCTCGGGAAGCGGTCTTCAATCACCAAGAACTGTCACCGCCCGTAATGATAAGCCCATGTCTGCATGTAACTGGCAGGTAGCCCGCGCCTATCGACAACACGTTGAGACGGCGTTGCAACGGATGCAGACACTTCAGGATTCTTCCCGTTTCTGGGCCGTAATACTGCCCCTCTTTTTAACTGTACTCGCGCTTATTTTTGTCTTTTGTGCATTACGGATGTCATGGACACGCCATAAGCAACGACAGCCGATATTTGCCAAAAACAGTCTGTTATTTAGCCCCGCAAAACCGACGACATTACCTGAAAATAACCAAAGGAAATAA
- a CDS encoding zinc-binding alcohol dehydrogenase family protein, with protein sequence MVMMKSLVCLEPENMLFQQRNKPIPADNEVLIKIKTVGICGTDIHAWAGKQPFFSYPRVLGHEICGEVVGLGNNIHDIRIGKQVVVLPYVACKKCQACLSGRTNCCENISVIGVHQDGGFSEYLSVPVTNILLAEGIDPESAALIEPFAISAHAVCRAEIKPEEPVLVVGAGPIGLGVAAIAKADGAHVLVADTSAERRTHVQRYLQLEALDPAQADFDAQLREKFSGSLAQKVIDATGNPLAMNNTVNLIRHGGSIIFVGLFKGELQFSDPEFHKKETTIMGSRNATLDDFAKVGRLMVEGKLRAEMMLTHRYRFDVLADVYEKDVINNRDLIKGVIHF encoded by the coding sequence ATGGTTATGATGAAATCATTGGTGTGTTTAGAACCAGAAAATATGCTTTTCCAGCAGCGTAATAAGCCCATTCCGGCAGATAATGAGGTGTTGATAAAAATAAAGACAGTAGGCATTTGTGGTACGGATATTCATGCCTGGGCGGGGAAACAACCTTTTTTCAGTTATCCACGGGTGTTAGGCCATGAAATATGTGGGGAGGTGGTCGGTCTTGGCAATAATATTCATGATATACGAATCGGAAAACAGGTCGTAGTTCTCCCCTATGTGGCCTGTAAAAAATGCCAGGCTTGTTTGAGTGGGCGTACTAATTGCTGCGAAAATATTTCAGTGATTGGTGTACATCAGGATGGTGGATTTAGTGAATATCTGAGTGTACCGGTGACTAATATTTTATTGGCGGAGGGGATTGATCCTGAATCTGCGGCATTGATTGAGCCATTTGCTATCAGTGCTCATGCTGTTTGTCGGGCAGAGATCAAACCCGAAGAGCCGGTGCTGGTGGTGGGGGCCGGGCCTATCGGGTTGGGTGTGGCGGCGATAGCCAAGGCGGACGGCGCTCATGTGTTGGTTGCAGATACCAGTGCGGAACGACGTACTCATGTACAACGGTATCTACAGCTTGAAGCATTGGATCCTGCGCAGGCAGATTTTGATGCGCAGTTGCGTGAGAAATTCAGTGGCTCGCTGGCGCAGAAGGTGATCGACGCCACCGGCAATCCGTTGGCGATGAATAACACCGTTAATTTGATTCGTCACGGCGGCAGCATCATTTTCGTCGGACTGTTTAAAGGGGAATTGCAGTTTTCTGATCCTGAATTCCATAAGAAAGAGACCACCATAATGGGAAGCCGTAATGCAACCCTGGACGACTTTGCCAAAGTGGGGCGCTTAATGGTTGAGGGCAAGCTCAGGGCCGAGATGATGTTGACCCACCGTTACCGTTTTGATGTGCTGGCCGATGTTTATGAAAAGGATGTGATTAATAACCGCGATCTGATCAAAGGCGTCATTCATTTCTGA